From one Culex quinquefasciatus strain JHB chromosome 3, VPISU_Cqui_1.0_pri_paternal, whole genome shotgun sequence genomic stretch:
- the LOC6044073 gene encoding protein yellow, with translation MSRLHWRTALRLLALTFLITLVPEANGYSPFMNNRHGSFSKAPENGTSEQLASPYIAPGGLAALGSKKANKDSFATSQGKNVFEVIYQWKVIDFLYPSLQARNNAIRSRAFIPENNLPLGVDRFKNRIFITTPRWNPGVPATLSYLPLPVQDQSLPLIPYPDWSFHTTPQNADCSKLVSVYRIYVDECDRLWVLDAGVIDTLTNLQQVCPPKLLAFNLHTDELLFSYELPPEQVKQDSLHTNVVVDIRDGQCEDAFAYVADVWRYGVTVFSLREFKSWRTTNYLYNPNPVASDYNYQDLNFQWSDGVFGMSLSPVHRDGDRMLFYHPMSSFTEFQVPTSVLQNETIWQNFGLAKAFQPIGSRGKTGQSSTSGVSRENVQFFTLVQQSGVGCWDLAKPYNRNNLGVVEKDLEKITFPNDLKLDREPRQSVWVISNKLPVFLYSKLDYTEINFRILSTEVQKAIQGTVCDPRSPPNLAYNREPECDQ, from the exons ATGAGTCGACTCCACTGGAGGACAGCCCTGCGGCTTCTAGCCCTCACATTTCTAATCACACTGGTTCCGGAAGCAAACGGCTATTCACCGTTCATGAACAACCGTCATGGTTCGTTCAGTAAAGCTCCTGAAAATGGCACATCGGAACAGTTGGCTAGTCCTTACATCGCCCCGGGAGGACTAGCAGCTCTAGGAAGTAAGAAAGCTAACAAGGACAGCTTTGCCACCAGCCAGGGCAAGAACGTGTTCGAGGTGATCTACCAGTGGAAGGTGATTGACTTCCTGTACCCGAGTCTGCAGGCCCGGAACAATGCCATTCGATCGAG GGCATTCATCCCGGAGAACAACCTGCCGCTGGGTGTAGACCGGTTCAAGAATCGCATCTTCATCACCACTCCCCGCTGGAATCCGGGTGTCCCGGCCACGTTGTCCTATCTGCCGCTGCCGGTGCAAGACCAGAGTCTGCCGCTGATTCCGTATCCGGACTGGAGCTTCCACACGACCCCCCAGAATGCGGACTGTAGCAAGTTGGTGTCGGTGTATCGGATCTACGTGGACGAGTGCGACCGGTTGTGGGTTTTGGATGCTGGAGTTATCGATACGTTGACGAACCTTCAGCAGGTCTGTCCGCCGAAGCTGTTGGCGTTCAACCTGCACACCGACGAGCTGCTGTTTTCGTACGAACTTCCTCCGGAGCAGGTCAAGCAGGACTCACTGCACACGAACGTGGTTGTTGACATTCGGGATGGTCAGTGCGAGGATGCTTTTGCGTACGTGGCCGATGTGTGGCGTTACGGCGTGACCGTGTTCAGTCTGCGCGAGTTCAAGAGCTGGCGCACGACCAACTATCTGTACAACCCGAACCCGGTGGCCAGTGACTACAACTACCAGGACCTCAACTTCCAGTGGTCGGACGGAGTGTTTGGGATGTCACTGTCGCCGGTGCACCGTGACGGAGATCGGATGCTGTTCTACCACCCAATGTCGAGCTTCACCGAGTTCCAAGTTCCAACGTCCGTGCTCCAGAACGAAACCATCTGGCAAAACTTTGGCTTGGCGAAGGCCTTCCAGCCGATCGGCAGCCGTGGCAAAACCGGCCAGTCCTCGACCTCGGGAGTTTCCCGTGAAAACGTGCAGTTCTTCACGCTGGTCCAGCAGAGCGGCGTCGGCTGTTGGGACCTGGCCAAACCGTACAACCGCAACAACCTCGGAGTGGTCGAAAAGGACCTCGAAAAGATCACCTTCCCGAACGACCTCAAGCTGGACCGTGAACCGCGCCAATCGGTGTGGGTCATCAGCAACAAACTGCCCGTTTTCCTGTACTCCAAGCTGGATTACACGGAGATTAACTTTAGGATTTTGAGCACCGAAGTCCAGAAGGCGATACAAGGCACGGTTTGCGACCCACGAAGTCCACCAAATCTGGCGTACAATCGCGAGCCGGAGTGTGACCAGTGA